Below is a window of Acidobacteriota bacterium DNA.
GTCTGCGAATTGATGGAATGCGAGCCCGACGAGGTGACCGACTCGACCAGCTTCAGCGAAGAGCTGGAGGTCGATTCACTGACCGCTATCGAGATGCTGGTGATGATCGACAAGCACTATGACATCGACATCCCCGACGAAAAGTTCCGCGAAATCGACACCCTTGAGGAGTCGGTTGCGCTGGTGAGGGAGTACCTCAATCAGGGCCAAAAAGTCCAAGTCGCCGGTTGATTTCACGAAGGAAGAACATGGATCACCGTCGTGTCGTCATAACGGGCATCGGACTCGTCACCCCTCTGGGAATCGGTCACGAAGAGGTCTGGGACAACCTGCTGAAAGGTGCCTGCGGCACCGCTCCGGTCAGGGCTTTTTCCACCCACGACTATCCGGCCACCATGGGAGGCGAAGTGCGCGGTTTCGATCCCGTCCGCTATCTGCGGCGGCAGCACCCCGAGCAGATGGGACGCGCCTCCCAGATGGCCGTGGCTTCGGCCTTGATGGCTTTGCAGGACGCCGAACTGGCGCAGGCCGATGACC
It encodes the following:
- a CDS encoding acyl carrier protein, producing MNAPSTEPEAIRNYIRDLVCELMECEPDEVTDSTSFSEELEVDSLTAIEMLVMIDKHYDIDIPDEKFREIDTLEESVALVREYLNQGQKVQVAG